One genomic window of Glycine soja cultivar W05 chromosome 9, ASM419377v2, whole genome shotgun sequence includes the following:
- the LOC114367130 gene encoding cyclin-U4-1-like, translating into MAELESPNVMPKLISFLSSLLKRVAESNDLNQQQLIHQKVSVFHGLTRPTISIQSYLERIFKYANCSPSCFIVAYVYLDRFTQRQPSLPINSFNVHRLLITSVMVAAKFMDDLYYNNAYYAKVGGITTIEMNFLEVDFLFGLGFHLNVTPGTFQAYCAHLQSEMLLMQPLNFADSFLSLGKSLNKAHLCYNEDESSSHQKQQQLAV; encoded by the exons ATGGCAGAGCTTGAGAGTCCTAATGTTATGCCTAAGCTGATATCTTTTCTCTCATCTCTGCTCAAAAGGGTAGCTGAATCTAATGATCTTAACCAGCAACAACTCATACACCAAAAGGTCTCAGTTTTCCATGGCTTGACCCGCCCCACCATCTCAATTCAAAGCTACCTTGAGAGAATCTTCAAGTATGCCAACTGCAGTCCATCGTGCTTCATTGTTGCATATGTCTATCTTGATCGTTTCACTCAAAGGCAACCCTCTTTGCCCATCAACTCCTTCAATGTGCACCGGTTACTCATCACCAGCGTTATGGTGGCTGCAAAATTCATGGATGACTT GTACTACAACAATGCTTACTATGCCAAAGTTGGAGGAATCACTACAATAGAGATGAACTTTCTTGAGGTGGACTTTTTATTTGGTTTGGGTTTCCATTTAAATGTAACCCCTGGCACCTTCCAAGCCTACTGTGCACATCTACAAAGCGAAATGCTGCTGATGCAACCACTGAATTTTGCAGATTCTTTCCTAAGTTTAGGAAAATCTCTAAATAAGGCACATTTATGCTACAATGAGGATGAATCTTCTTCCCATCAAAAGCAACAACAATTAGCTGTTTGA
- the LOC114425130 gene encoding uncharacterized protein C106.07c-like yields MAGRFRELMKKYGKVALGVHLSVSTVSITGLYVAIRNNVDVEAILEKLHMGTVSEEQNPNPNPSDDVAAPPKNRTAQLAASAGGAFTLAILCNKALFPVRVPITVALTPPIARFLARRKIIKTGL; encoded by the coding sequence ATGGCTGGTCGATTCCGCGAGCTGATGAAGAAATACGGAAAAGTCGCACTCGGGGTTCACTTGAGCGTCTCCACCGTTTCCATCACGGGTCTATATGTCGCCATCAGAAACAACGTCGACGTGGAAGCCATCCTCGAGAAGCTCCACATGGGCACCGTTTCCGAGGAacaaaaccctaaccctaacccctccgACGACGTCGCTGCGCCGCCCAAGAACCGGACGGCTCAGCTCGCCGCCTCGGCCGGCGGCGCCTTCACGCTGGCGATCCTCTGCAACAAGGCGCTGTTCCCCGTGCGCGTTCCCATCACCGTCGCCCTCACTCCTCCCATCGCCAGGTTCCTTGCGAGGAGGAAGATCATCAAGACCGGCTTATGA
- the LOC114425823 gene encoding trafficking protein particle complex subunit 2-like protein, whose protein sequence is MIVCVAVVGHQNNPLYIQSFTEADDALKLHHIVHCSLDVVDERVNNPKKSGPMLNETFLGLLYPIENYKVYGYLTNTKVKFILVTTDLDVKDADVRNFFRRFHSAYVDAVSNPFHVPGKKITSRTFAERVSTIVKSFGLSSAG, encoded by the exons ATGATCGTCTGCGTCGCCGTCGTCGGTCACCAG AACAATCCGCTGTACATTCAGAGCTTCACGGAGGCCGACGATGCTCTTAAGCTCCACCACATCGTCCATTGCTCGCTCGATGTGGTCGACGAGCGAG TGAACAATCCTAAAAAGTCTGGACCGATGCTTAATGAGACGTTTTTGGGACTGCTTTATCCTATTGAAAACTACAAAGT ATATGGATATCTGACTAATACGAAGGTGAAATTTATCTTGGTGACCACGGATCTGGATGTTAAAGATGCGGATGTAAGGAAT TTTTTCAGGAGGTTCCATTCTGCATATGTAGATGCCGTTTCAAACCCATTCCATGTACCAGGCAAAAAGATAACCTCCAGAACTTTTGCAGAAAGAGTGAGCACAATTGTCAAGTCATTTGGCTTGAGTTCTGCTGGGTGA
- the LOC114425131 gene encoding V-type proton ATPase subunit B 2-like has protein sequence MGVAQNIPDAEEGTLEIGMEYRTVSGVAGPLVILDKVKGPKFQEIVNIRLGDGTTRRGQVLEVDGEKAVVQVFEGTSGIDNKFTTVQFTGEVLKTPVSLDMLGRIFNGSGKPIDNGPPILPEAYLDISGSSINPSERTYPEEMIQTGISTIDVMNSIARGQKIPLFSAAGLPHNEIAAQICRQAGLVKRLEKSDNLLEGGGEEDNFAIVFAAMGVNMETAQFFKRDFEENGSMERVTLFLNLANDPTIERIITPRIALTTAEYLAYECGKHVLVILTDMSSYADALREVSAAREEVPGRRGYPGYMYTDLATIYERAGRIEGRKGSITQIPILTMPNDDITHPTPDLTGYITEGQIYIDRQLYNRQIYPPINVLPSLSRLMKSAIGEGMTRKDHSDVSNQLYANYAIGKDVQAMKAVVGEEALSSEDLLYLEFLEKFERKFVAQGAYDTRNIFQSLDLAWTLLRIFPRELLHRIPAKTLDQFYSRDAGN, from the exons ATGGGTGTGGCTCAAAACATTCCCGATGCGGAGGAGGGAACCTTGGAGATTGGAATGG AATACAGAACTGTGTCTGGAGTTGCTGGGCCATTGGTCATTCTTGATAAAGTTAAG GGACCTAAGTTTCAAGAGATTGTTAATATTCGCTTGGGAGATGGAACTACTCGGCGTGGACAAGTGCTAGAAGTTGATGGTGAAAAGGCTGTTGTTCAG GTCTTTGAGGGTACATCTGGGATTGACAATAAATTTACAACTGTGCAATTTACCGGAGAG GTGTTAAAAACTCCAGTATCATTGGACATGCTTGGCCGCATATTCAATGGTTCTGGAAAACCAATTGATAATGGTCCACCCATATTACCCGAGGCTTACTTGGACATATCAG GAAGTTCCATCAACCCTAGTGAGAGAACCTATCCTGAGGAGATGATACAGACAGGGATATCTACCATTGATGTCATGAATTCTATTGCTAGAGGTCAAAAGATCCCTCTATTCTCAGCTGCTGGTCTCCCCCATAATGAAATTGCTGCACAGATATGCCGTCAGGCTGGCTTAGTCAAGCGACTAGAAAAGTCTGATAATCTTCTCGAG GGTGGAGGAGAAGAGGACAATTTTGCCATCGTGTTTGCAGCTATGGGAGTTAACATGGAGACTGCACAGTTTTTCAAACGTGACTTTGAGGAGAATGGCTCGATGGAGAGAGTGACCCTTTTCCTTAATCTG GCAAATGATCCTACAATTGAGCGTATCATCACTCCTCGTATTGCTCTTACTACTGCTGAATATTTGGCATATGAATGTGGCAAGCATGTTCTTGTGATACTCACAGATATGAGTTCTTATGCTGATGCTCTTCGTGAG GTATCTGCTGCCCGAGAAGAAGTACCTGGTAGACGTGGGTACCCCGGTTACATGTATACAGATCTTGCAACAATATACGAACGTGCTGGAAGAATTGAGGGGCGAAAAGGCTCTATTACACAAATTCCAATTCTAACCATGCCTAATGATG ATATTACACATCCAACTCCTGATCTTACAGGATATATTACTGAGGGACAGATATATATTGACAGGCAGTTGTATAACAGGCAG ATATATCCACCAATCAATGTCCTTCCATCATTGTCTCGTTTGATGAAG AGTGCCATTGGTGAGGGAATGACACGAAAGGATCATTCCGATGTGTCCAACCAG cTCTATGCAAATTATGCCATTGGAAAGGATGTCCAGGCAATGAAAGCTGTGGTCGGAGAAGAAGCACTTTCATCTGAGGACCTG CTGTATTTGGAATTTTTGGAGAAGTTTGAGAGGAAGTTTGTTGCCCAAGGAGCTTACGATACACGCAATATCTTCCAGTCACTAGATCTTGCATGGACTTTGCTTCGGATTTTCCCTCGCGAGCTTCTTCATCGTATTCCTGCAAAGACTCTTGATCAGTTCTACAGCCGAGATGCCGGAAACTGA
- the LOC114366988 gene encoding AT-hook motif nuclear-localized protein 23-like, producing the protein MAGIDLGSASHFVHHRLQRPDLEDDENQQDQDNNLNDHEGLDLITPNPGPGDVVGRRPRGRPPGSKNKPKPPVIITRESANTLRAHILEVSTGCDVFESVATYARKRQRGICVLSGSGTVTNVTLRQPAVAGAVVTLHGRFEILSLSGSFLPPPAPPGATSLTVFLGGGQGQVVGGNVVGPLVASGPVIVIASSFTNVAYERLPLDEDESMQMQQGQSSAGDGSGDHGGGVSNNSFPDPSSGLPFFNLPLNMPQLPVDCWAGNSGGRQSY; encoded by the coding sequence ATGGCCGGCATAGACTTGGGTTCAGCATCACATTTTGTTCATCATCGCCTTCAACGCCCTGACCTTGAAGACGATGAGAACCAACAAGACCAAGACAACAACCTTAACGATCACGAAGGGCTTGACCTAATTACACCAAATCCAGGTCCTGGTGATGTTGTTGGTCGCAGGCCAAGAGGAAGACCCCCAGGTTCAAAGAACAAGCCAAAACCACCAGTTATCATCACAAGAGAGAGTGCAAACACCCTTAGGGCTCACATCCTTGAAGTTAGTACTGGTTGTGACGTCTTTGAATCGGTCGCTACCTATGCAAGGAAGCGGCAAAGAGGGATATGTGTCCTCAGTGGGAGTGGCACCGTGACCAACGTGACATTGAGGCAGCCGGCCGTGGCTGGTGCCGTCGTCACGCTGCACGGAAGGTTTGAGATCCTCTCTTTGTCAGGATCATTCCTCCCACCTCCAGCTCCACCAGGTGCTACAAGTTTGACTGTGTTCCTTGGTGGAGGACAGGGTCAAGTGGTGGGAGGAAATGTTGTTGGTCCTTTGGTGGCTTCTGGGCCTGTTATTGTTATTGCTTCATCTTTTACTAATGTAGCATATGAGAGGTTGCCTTTGGATGAAGATGAATCTATGCAGATGCAACAAGGGCAATCATCAGCTGGTGATGGTAGCGGTGACCATGGTGGTGGAGTTAGTAATAACTCTTTTCCGGATCCGTCTTCCGGGCTTCCATTCTTCAATTTGCCACTAAACATGCCTCAGTTACCTGTTGATTGTTGGGCTGGCAACTCTGGTGGAAGGCAATCTTACTGA